Proteins from a single region of Apium graveolens cultivar Ventura chromosome 7, ASM990537v1, whole genome shotgun sequence:
- the LOC141674761 gene encoding secreted RxLR effector protein 161-like has translation MDQKLQLDKDEGRELVNATEYRCIVGCLRYLTHSLPDITYVVGVVSRFMEQPTVKHKQAVKQILRYIKGTISYGLRYTCNSYRNALSGYIDTDMAGDVVDRRSTGGMCFYLNGNLISWTSQKQMVIALSSCEAEYMAATLVACQSIWLRGLLRKVLRQQVGSVILYIDNKSAIELMKNPVLHGRSKHIDVRFHFIWECIEHGELVVQYVGTQKQKADILTKALGRVKFEIMQEQIGLCDIAAEESKVKT, from the coding sequence ATGGATCAGAAACTTCAGTTGGACAAGGATGAAGGCAGAGAACTGGTGAATGCTACTGAATATCGATGCATTGTTGGGTGTTTAAGGTATTTAACCCATTCTCTTCCTGATATAACTTATGTTGTGGGTGTCGTTAGCAGATTTATGGAGCAGCCAACAGTCAAACATAAACAAGCGGTGAAGCAAATACTGAGGTATATAAAAGGAACGATAAGCTATGGCCTGAGATATACATGTAATAGCTACAGAAATGCACTATCTGGTTATATAGACACTGACATGGCTGGGGATGTGGTTGACAGGAGAAGCACGGGAGGAATGTGCTTCTATCTAAATGGGAATTTGATATCATGGACATCACAAAAACAAATGGTGATTGCATTATCATCGTGTGAAGCTGAATACATGGCGGCTACGCTGGTAGCATGTCAGAGCATTTGGTTACGAGGTCTGTTAAGGAAGGTATTGAGACAACAGGTTGGGTCAGTCATATTATACATTGATAATAAGTCTGCAATAGAGCTGATGAAAAATCCTGTTCTGCATGGGAGGAGTAAGCATATAGACGTGAGGTTTCATTTTATCTGGGAGTGCATCGAGCATGGGGAGCTAGTTGTTCAGTACGTTGGCACACAGAAGCAAAAGGCAGACATTCTAACGAAGGCACTCGGACGTGTCAAGTTCGAGATCATGCAAGAGCAGATTGGACTCTGTGACATTGCAGCAGAAGAAAGTAAGGTGAAGACGTAG
- the LOC141674762 gene encoding uncharacterized protein LOC141674762: protein MAQIKDDELALLLAKHSKQGEEMVLLNEEKVVPKLVHDGERADSNLWYLDNSASNQVTGLRSKFRELDEGVTGQVRFGNGSPVEIKGKSHVVFACKNGEEHTVEEVNYIHLLCNNIISLGELSEVGNKVVLNGEYLWVFENQENDL, encoded by the coding sequence ATGGCACAAATCAAGGATGACGAGCTAGCACTCTTATTGGCCAAACACAGTAAACAAGGGGAAGAAATGGTGTTGCTAAATGAAGAAAAGGTTGTACCAAAACTTGTGCACGATGGTGAACGTGCTGATTCAAACCTGTGGTATTTGGATAATAGTGCGAGTAATCAAGTGACAGGATTACGATCAAAGTTTAGAGAACTTGACGAGGGAGTAACTGGGCAAGTGAGGTTTGGAAATGGCTCACCAGTTGAAATAAAGGGGAAAAGCCATGTGGTCTTTGCATGCAAAAATGGGGAAGAACACACCGTCGAAGAGGTAAATTATATCCATTTGCTTTGCAATAACATAATTAGTCTTGGAGAATTGTCTGAAGTTGGAAACAAAGTCGTCTTAAATGGTGAGTACTTGTGGGTGTTTGAAAATCAAGAAAACGACTTATGA